Proteins encoded together in one Lathyrus oleraceus cultivar Zhongwan6 chromosome 5, CAAS_Psat_ZW6_1.0, whole genome shotgun sequence window:
- the LOC127078613 gene encoding bZIP transcription factor 44 encodes MASSGGSTRSSGSEKDLNNLMDERKNKRKQSNRESAKRSRMRKQKHVDDMMNQVSELTKDNNEIVNKINITTEQYLNVEAENSILRAQIGELSQRFQSLNNIIELINTNNSSNGSYDSRDCYETSAQNRMNLMMYNNNQPITTSAHVFKW; translated from the coding sequence ATGGCTTCCTCCGGCGGATCGACGAGGAGTTCTGGATCTGAGAAGGATTTGAAcaatttgatggatgagagaaAGAACAAGAGGAAGCAATCGAATCGGGAATCGGCGAAGAGATCTCGGATGAGGAAGCAGaagcatgttgatgatatgatgAATCAGGTATCTGAGCTCACAAAAGACAATAATGAAATTGTGAATAAGATAAATATCACCACAGAGCAGTATTTGAATGTTGAGGCTGAAAATTCAATTTTGAGGGCCCAAATAGGTGAGCTTAGTCAAAGGTTTCAATCATTGAATAACATTATTGAACTCATCAACACAAACAACTCTAGTAATGGGTCCTATGATTCAAGGGATTGTTATGAAACAAGTGCTCAAAACAGGATGAATTTGATGATGTATAATAATAACCAGCCCATTACAACTTCTGCACATGTTTTTAAGTGGTGA